Below is a window of Phormidium ambiguum IAM M-71 DNA.
AATTAAAAAATATGATAATCCCACTCCCAGATACACTAGTTATCCACCTGCAAATGAGTTAAGAAAAGATTTTACGGAGTTAGATTATCGTCAAGCAATTGAGGCTTCTAATTATCGTCATACGCCTTTATCCTTGTATTTTCATTTGCCTTTCTGTCAAACAGCTTGTTATTTTTGTGGTTGCAATGTAGTTGTTTCCAATAACAAAAGAATTGCGGAAAATTATCTAGATTTTTTAGCCAAAGAAATTGAAATGACCTCGAATTTAATTGATTCGCGGCGGAAAGTTTTACAATTGCATTGGGGTGGGGGAACACCAAATTATTTATCTTTGGAACAGGTAGATTTGCTTTGGGAAAATATCAATCGTCATTTTGATATTGACTCTAAGGCAGAAATTTCGATCGAAGTTAATCCTAGATATATAGACAGAAATTACATTTTCTTCTTAAAATCACTAGGGTTTAACAGAATTAGTTTTGGCATTCAAGATTTTAATCCTCAAGTACAAGAAGCGGTGAATCGGGTACAACCAGAAAAAATGCTTTTTGAAGCGATGGAATGGATTAAAGATGCGGGTTTTGAAAGTGTGAATGTTGACTTAATTTATGGTTTACCTTTCCAAAGTTTGCAAACATTTGAAGACACCATTGCTAAGACAATTAAACTAGATCCCGATCGCATTGCGGTGTTTAATTTTGCTTATGTTCCCTGGATGAAACCTGTACAAAAAAATATCCCGGAAGCTGCGTTACCGAAAGCGCAGGAAAAGTTGGAAATTTGGCAAATGACGATTCAAGAGATTACTGATAATGGTTATGTATTTATCGGGATGGATCACTTTGCTAAGCCGAATGATGAATTAGCGATCGCGCAACAACAAAAATCTTTAAAACGCAACTTCCAAGGTTATACAACTAAACCAGAAATCGATCTTTTCGGTTTTGGTGCAACTTCAATTAGTATGTTGGAAGATACTTTGGCGCAAAATCATAAAACATTGAAAGAATATTACCAAGCAATTGAAACTGGTTGTTTACCTGTAAGTCAAGGCTTTAAACTCAGTCGCGCTGATATTTTACGCCGCGATGCGATCATGCAAATTATGTCTAACTTCCAGTTGGATAAAGCAGAAATCGAAGCCAAATATCATATCGATTTTAATACTTATTTTGCGCCAGAGTTACAAGCATTAAAACCGTTAGAAAAGGATGGTTTAGTTGAGTTATTTAGTAATCGAATTGAGATTACCTCGATAGGAAGGTTATTAGTAAGAAACATCGCTGTCATTTTTGATACCTACGCTAAACCAAGAACAGAAAATTTGTTTTCTAGGGCGATTTAATCATAATTAAGACGATCGATCCCCCCTAATCCCCCTTAACAAGGGGGGACAAGTCTGCAAATTTGATATTACTTAACGTGCGATCGCAACACCTCCCACAATGCTAAAATGTTGGGTCGAGACTTTTGCAGGAAATGAGTCATGGCTTATCTTTGGTTTAAAACATTTCACATAATAGGAATTGTTGTTTGGTTTGCTGGGTTATTTTATATAGTGCGTTTGTTTGTTTACCATGCTGAAGCAGAGGAAAAACCCGAACCTGCAAAAACAATTCTCAAGCAACAATATGAAATCATGGAGAAACGCCTTTACAAAATTATTACTACACCGGGAATGGTAGTAACAGCATCAATGGCGATCGCAATTCTCTTCACAGAACCCGAAGTTTTAAAAAGTCCTTGGCTACATTTTAAATTACTTTTAGTCGCCGCTTTAATTGGTTATCATTTTTACTGCGGTCGAATTATGAAACAATTAGCCGCCGGAACATCTACTTGGAAAAGCGAACAATTTCGGATATTAAATGAAGTTCCGACTGTTTTGTTATTGGCGATCGTTTTGTTAGCGGTTTTCAAACAAAGCTTACCAGTAAATTCAGCTATTGCTAGCCTTGTGGCGTTAACTTTGGTAATTGTGGCGATTTATAAAATTTATGCCAAAATTCGCCAACAAAATGAAAGTAAGATGGATTTAGCAACTAAGTCTTAGGTTTGAGATATTTTTTTAACCGCAGATGAACGCAGATGAACGCAGATGAAAACATAAATTCTTCTTCTCTCTTCTTTCTTCTTCCTTCGCGTCCTACCCTACGGGAAGGCTACGCCTAATGCGTCCTTTGCGGTTCAAAAAATAATCTCTGCTACCCAGCAGTTACTAACTGCAAATTAGCATTAGATAACTGTCCATCCTCCATGTGAACAATGCGATCGGCAATATCCAAAATCCGATTATCATGAGTCACCATCAAGATAGTACAACCCTGTTCCTTAGCCAACTTTTGCATCAAATTCACCACATCTCGACCCGACTTTTTATCTAAAGCAGCAGTCGGTTCATCAGCCAAAACAATCTTCGGATGACTGACTAAAGCCCGCGCAATTGCTACCCGTTGTTTTTGTCCCCCAGATAAATCCTCCGGGTAGTAATTAATCCGATTTCCCAACCCTACAACTTCTAACATTTCAGCGGATTTCGATCGCATTTCCGCCACCGAATATTCCCGATGTAATTCCAATCCCATTTGTACATTTTGTTGCGCCGTTAAACTCTTATGTAAATTGTGTGCTTGGAAAATATAACCAATGCGACGACGCGCTTCAACTAACTCTTTTGCCGAAGCATTACACAACTCTTTATTTAACACTTTCAGACTACCATGACTAACAGAACGTAGTCCACCAATTAAAGTTAAAAGAGTAGTTTTTCCCGATCCAGAAGGGCCTGTTAAAATGATAACTTCTCCCGCTTGAATTTCCAAACTAACATCAAAAAGTACCTGTTTTCTCAGTTGACCTTGACCGAAGAAATGATCGAGATTTTTGATATCAATTACTGGTGATTTAAACATCTTTTCAAACTCGTAATTAGAACATATCAGCAGGATCGGCAGCTTGCAATTTCCGAGTAGCAATTACGCCAGAAATAGCACACATAATCATTGTTAAAATTAGCACTTGCAAAGCTCTAGCAATGGTCATATACATTGGTAAATTAGTCGCAATTCGGGTTAAGCGATACATTCCCAAAGACACAGCTACCCCAGGAATAAATCCCAGAATTGCTAATATTACCGCTTCTTCAAATACCACACCTAAAAAGTAAGCATGACTGTATCCCATTGCTTTAAAAGTGGCGTATTCTCCAATATGATCGTTAACATCAGTTGACAGGACTTGATAGACAATAATTACCCCTACCAAAAATCCCATTGTTACGCCTAAACTAAATACAAAACCGATCGCAGTATTTGTAGACCAATAATTCTTTTCAAATTCGACAAACTCTTGCTTCGTTAACACTTTGACATCACTCGGCAAATAAGCTTTTAAAGATGTGGCAACTTGCTGAGGATCGTATCCTGGCTGTAATTCAATTAAGCCAATGTTAACGCTAGAAGCTGATTTTCTGGGAAACAACATCAAAAAGTTTTGATCGCTGGTCATCAAACTGCCATCAGCAGCAAAAGAAGCGCCAACTTGATATAATCCACTGATGTTAATAGTGCGTCTTTCTAACTCAGTGTTAACTGTTTGACCTTGGGAAATTTTAGCAATTGTTTCTTGATATGTTCCTCGCGCCGCTCGATCGAACAACATCGTATCTGGCATTTTAATTAGATGCAAATTCTGCTGCAATTCTGGTAAATCAAAAGCAGGCTTGTTTGGATTAAATCCTAATACCAAAATGTTGGTTTCTTTTTGAGTTTCGGGATTTTTCCAATTAGCAATATTTACATATAAAGGATCGGCTGATTTTACTCCCTCGACACTCATTGCTTGATACAAACGTCGGCGGGGAAAAGTAGAAATATTAATTAAATTTCGACCTTGGGGATTGATTAATACTAAATCAGCATTTAAGTCTTGATGCAATCTGGTGTTACTATCGTACAATGCTGTTTGAAAACCTAACTGCATCATGATTAAAACATCGGCAAAAGCTACTCCTGAAATTGCTACAATTAAACGGCTTTTTTGTTTGGCTAATTGTAACCAACCTAAAGGAGTGCGGCGGCGGATTTGTTGGATGAAACCAATCATATAGGAATCCTATTTGAGGTGTAAAAGAGTTTTTTGAACCGCTCCAGGCGCAGAGGACGCAGAGAGAAGAGAGAGTTTATAACTTATTAATAGTTGTTATAATTCAATCTCTACGTTTACTTGTAAGTTAGTTAGTCCAGCTACTTTTTTACTGGCTGTGTCATCAAGACGAATTCTGACTTCTATAACGCGGTTATCGATATTTGCTGAGGGATCGGTGTTAACTACGTTTTGTTTTTTGACTTGTAAGCCAATTTGTTCGACTGTTCCGGGTAATTCTTCGGTTAGGGAAGCACTTTTAATTCGCACTTTTTGCCCAAGTTTGACTTTGTTAATGTCGCTTTCGTAAACTTCGGCAACTGCATACATTTTATCGGTTTCTCCCAGTTCTACAATGCCTTCATTATTAATTAATTCCCCGGCGTTTGTGTGAACTTTTAATATTTGGGCATCAATAGGCGATCGCACATAAGCAGTCTCTAAATTTGCCTTTGCCCTTTTTACTGCTGCTTGGGCTTGACTAACTTCTGCTTTGGCAATTTGCACATCTACTGGGCGAACTTCGGCAATTCTTTCTAATGTCGCTTTCGCTTCATTCTCTTGTTCTTGTTTTCCCGCAGTAATTTTGGTTAAATTAGCTTCGGCTTCCTTTAATTGTTCCGCTTTTGCAGAAGTAATTTTAGTTAAGTTAGCTTCCGCTTCTTTTAATTGCTCAAACTTCGATGCTTCTATTTTATTTAAATTAGCTTGCGCTTCTTTGACTCTCGCTTGGGCCGCAGCTAATGTTAAACTTTTACTATCTTTAGCAGAAGCCGAAATTGCCCCATCTTTATATAACAATTCATAACGTTTATATTCGGTTTGAGCATTGCGAAGTTCTGCTTCTAATCGCACAATTGTGGCTTTTTGTGCAGCAATTTCGCTCTCTCTTTCGGCATTAATTCGCGCAATTGTTGCCTTTTGTGCGGCAATTTCGCTCTCCCGTTCCGCGTTAATTCGGGCAATTGTCGCCTTTTGTGCAGTTATCTCATTCTCTCTTTCGGCTGAAATCCGGGCAATTGTGGCTTTTTGGGCTTCAACTTCGCCTTTTTTCGCTCCCGCTAGCACTTTCTCTAAATTAGCTTGAGCTACTTTTACTTGCTCTTGTGCTTGCAGTAAAGATGCCGCTAGGCGATCGCGGCTATCCAAAATCGCAATCTCCTGTCCCGCCTTCACTCTGTCGCCCTGTTTCACTAACAATTGCTCAACCCGGCTACCTTCCGCCGACACAGGCGCAGAAACCGTCAAAACTTCCCCCTGGGGTTCCAAACGTCCCAAAGCTGTCACCACTTTGATTTGGGGAACTACTACCGCTGGAACTTGGGAAGCTTGCGATTCAGAAGATTGAAACCGCCAAATTGTGTAAGCACTAGTTCCACTGACTAATAGAGTGGCGGCTGTCGCCATTACCAAAGTATTTTTAGGGAAGAATTTTTCTAGAAAGCCTAACCCTGACTTGGGTTCACCCGAATCTACGAGCATTTGGTACCTCTTACATGATTAGTTTGAGAACTAAACCGTTTAGTTTTATTACTGCTATACTAAACCGTTTAGTATAATAGAGTCAAGTATCCCAGAAAAAATCTCATAACAAAGAACCCCATCCCCTCCCCGTTTACGGGGAGGAGTGCCGGAGGCGGAATTATGGATAATCCCTTAATGTGATACTTGCTTAAGTCCTGTAGATAATAAACAAGGTGGGATGATGAATAATGCAAATAGCCAAAACCTGTGGGGAACGGATGAGTAAAAAAGTTAGTAAAGCCACATCAATAGAAGAAGGAGTCAAAGATAAGAGAGAGCAGATACTTCAAGGAGCAATGCAAGAATTTTTAGCGCAAGGCTTCACTGCTACGAGTATGGATCGAGTAGCGAAGACAGCGGGAGTTTCCAAAGCGACAGTTTACAGCCACTTTCAGGACAAAGAACAGTTATTCGTTACCTTAGTAGAGAGATTAGCGAAAAAGAAATTTCAGCTAATCATGGGAAGTTTGTCGTTATGTGAAGAGCCAAAAATACTGTTACGGCAATTAGCCACAGCATTAATTTATCAAATGTCTAGCGACCCAGAGTATATGGTTTTTGTGCGATTAGTGATTGGCGAATCGGCAAGATTTCCCAATTTAGCGAGAACATTCGTAAATAATATTGCCAAACCTGGATTAGAAACCTTAAGCCAATATTTAGCCGATCATCCCGAATTAAATATTCCCGATCCAGATGCCACAGCGCGAATATTTTTAGGCGCATTAATTCATTTTACGCTGTCCCAAGAAGTCCTACACGGAAATGAAATTATCCCAATGGAGAGCGATCGCATAATCGACAGCCTAACCCATTTAATATCTTGTTGCTCCGATTGTAAAGACTGAAAAAAATGTTTGAGTTTTAAGTGAGGAATAAAGTTCTGCAAAAGTAGACAATCTTTAAATTTCATCTGCGTTTATCTGCGTTTATCTGCGGTTAAAAATCCAAATATTTCCCACACAGCCAAAAACCCTCAACAACCTCCTTCCTCTCTGGAGCGTCCTCTGCGTCCTCTGCGGTTCAAAAAAAACCCTGACTTTAGCTGCAACCGCCAAAAGTCAGGGAAAAATCAAAAAGAGAGGGAATCAACCATTAATCGCAGGCGCAGACAAAGCCACAGGTTGCGTATCAACAGAAGCCAAATCCAGAGGGAAATTGTGAGCGTTGCGCTCGTGCATTACCTCAATACCCAAATTAGCGCGGTTAATAATATCAGCCCAGGTATTAATTCCTCGACCTTCAGCATCAAGAACTGATTGGTTGAAATTAAAACCATTTAGGTTAAACGCCATTGAAGAAATACCCAAAGCTGCGAACCAAATGCCAATAACAGGCCAAGCGGCGAGGACAAAATGGAGCGATCGCGCATTGTTAAAACTAGCATATTGGAAGATCAAACGACCAAAGTAACCATGAGCAGCCACGATGTTGTAAGTTTCTTCCTCTTGCCCAAATTTGTAACCATAATTAGCAGATTCGTTCTCACTTGTTTCCCGAATCAAACTAGAAGTTACCAAAGAACCGTGCATCGCCGAAAATAGCGCCCCACCGAACACACCAATTACACCTATTTGATGGAATGGGTGCATCAAAATATTATGTTCAGCTTGGAACACAATCATAAAGTTGAAAGTACCAGAAACTCCCAACATCAGACCATCAGAAAAACTGCCTTGTCCGATCGGATAAACCAACAAAACCGCAGTTGCAGCCGCTACAGGTGCAGAGAAAGCGACAGGAATCCAAGGACGCATTCCTAAACGATAGCTTAACTCCCATTCCCGACCCATGTAAGCAAAAATTGCAATTAAAAAGTGCAGGACAATTAATTGATATGGGCCACCATTGTACAGCCATTCATCCAGAGAAGCCGCTTCCCACATCGGGTATAAGTGCAAGCCAATCGCGGCTGAAGTTGGGACGATCGTTGCTGTCATAATATTATTGCCGTACAGCAAGGAACCAGAAACAGGTTCTCTAATTCCATCTAAATCTACTGGAGGTGCGGCAATGAAGGCGATGATAAATACGATCGCAGCTGTTAGCATCGTCGGAATCAACAACACGCCAAACCAGCCAATATATAGCCGATTTTCGGTACTGGTAATCCAATTGCAGAAACGATTCCACAGGCGATCGCCTGTAGGTTTGACTACAGAAGTTGACATGAAATTGATATCTCCTGAAAGATGAATGCTTTATGTATTGATGAATCTTCACAGCGTTTGCCGTGATGTATGTATTTATAACTGTATAGTAATATTATTGTCAATGAGTTCAAATATAAAATTTACTTATCAGAACTTTAGATCCCTGACTGCTTCAAGAACCCAGGGATCTAGAATATAGTCACCCATGTTTGGCAACTAATTAAACTATGATTTCCACACTGATTAGTCAAATTGATTCCGCGTGGCAACTTTTCTTAAAAAACACTGATTGGATGGCCTGGAATTTGTTTTTAGCTTTAATTCCCTTAGCCTTAAGTATAATTCTCTTTATTTTACCTAGATTTTCAGATTTCCAATCCAATTTAAAATCCTTGATTTGGGGTATAGGATTTCTGGTATTTATGGCTTTTTTACCTAACGCTCCTTATGTTTTAACTGATTTAATCCATTTAATCGAAAACATTAAAGAAAACGATTCAATATGGATGATTTCTTTAGTATTAATTCCTCAATATTTTTTGTTTACGTTAATTGGTTTGTTGGCTTATGTGTTATCTGTAATTAACTTAGCTAAATTCTTAAAAACTCAAGGTTGGCCACAAAACCAAATTATTATTGTTGAATTCGTAATTCATGCCCTTTCTGCAATCGGAGTTTATTTAGGCAGATTTCTCCGTTTCAACAGTTGGCATATCATTACTGAATTACCAGATTTAATTAATAGTGTTATATATGATTTAACTGCTAAAAGATCGATCGTGATTATAAGTCTTATGTTTATAGTTCTGACAATTTTGTACTGGGCAATAAAACAAATAATTTTAGGAATTATGCTAAAAATTCCCAAAAAGAAACATTTTTTCGATATAATTTAGCCAGGATTTCATTTGTTAAATAACTATAAAATAAGTAACATATAATACATAAATTCAAGGCCAAACAACTTAGTCTTTAAAACCTAATATTATTTGGATCATAATCATAACTCAGGGGAAAAAGGCAGTATTATCGCTTAAATATTTGAACTGAGTAAGAGCGTGTCAATAAAACTTGTCAATAAAATTAATTTTTGGAACCTGCGGGGCGATTTATTTGGTGGGTTGACAGCGGCGATCGTAGCATTACCTTTGGCGCTAGCATTTGGGGTTTCCTCTGGCGCAGGAGCGATCGCAGGACTGTATGGCGCAATGTTTGTCGGCTTTTTCGCTGCCTTGTTTGGTGGCACTCCCGCCCAAGTTTCAGGGCCTACAGGCCCGATGACAGTAGTTATTACTACCGTCATTGCGGCGCTAGTAGCACGCAACCCCGAAACTGGGTTAACGCTAGCATTTACCGTGATCATTTTGGGTGGGGCTTTCCAAATTTTATTCGGTGTGCTGCGTTTGGGACAGTACATTACTTTAATGCCCTATACCGTAATTTCTGGCTTCATGTCAGGGATTGGGGTAATTATTATTTTTCTAGAAATTCCCCCACTGCTGGGCTATGAAAGTACAGGCGGAGTTTGGGGTACGCTGCGACAATTACCAACTTATCTCAGCCAGCCAAACCTTGTAGCAGCAGGATTGGGATTGTTAACATTGGCGATCGTCTTTACCGCCCCAGCTAAACTAAATCGCATCATACCCTCGCCGCTGATAGCGTTGGTGGTGGTGACTCTCATCTCTGTGGTGTTTTTTGGCAAGGCAGATGTCCCCAGAATTGGCGAAATTCCCACAGGATTGCCCAGATTGCGAATGCCTGCATTTAGCCCCCGTGAGTTAACAGAGATGTTTCGCTATGGGTTAATGTTGGGAGTGCTAGGTGCGATCGACTCCTTATTAACCTCCCTAGTCGCAGACAGCATCACCCGCACCCAACATGACTCCGACAAAGAGTTGATTGGACAAGGAATTGGCAACTGTATATCTGGTTTATTTGGCGGCTTACCAGGCGCAGGAGCTACCATGCGAACAGTAGTGAATGTGCAAGCTGGGGGCAAAACACCCTTATCTGGCATGATTCACGCACTGGTGTTGCTGTTAGTAGTCCTCTGGGCAGGGCCATTAACAATGGTAATTCCCCATGCTGTACTGGCGGGTTTATTGTTCAAAGTCGGCATTGACATTATTGATTGGGGATTTATTAAGCGTGCCCATCACCTATCTTTTAAAGGCACAGGCTTAATGTATTTAGTGCTAGTGCTAACAGTATTTGTGGATTTAATTACCGCAGTAGTAGTCGGGGTATTTATTGCTAATATGTTGACCATTAAACGCTTGACAGATGTGCAAAGCAATTATGTTCAAGCTATCACTGAACCAACACAATCTCATAATTTAATTCCGGGTGAAAAAGAAATTTTGAGCCAAGCAGAAGGAGATATTTTACTATTTCAACTGGGTGGTTCTTTGAGCTTTGGAGCCGCTAAAATTATCGCCCAGCGAATTACAATTATCAAAGATTATCGAGCCTTAGTATTGGATTTAACCGATGTGCCTTCTATTGGTGTTACAGCAGCTTTGGCTGTAGAAACAATAGTGGAAGATGCCATCAAACGTCAACGCCATGTTTGGATTGTGGTTAATTCTGCACAAGTTAAACGTCGGCTTGAAACCCTGAAGTTACAGAGATTTTGCTCCCATATTGATTCATCTAAAATTGAAGATGGGCTAACCCAATCGCCGCAAATTAGGATTACAGAAAACCGTTTTCTGGCGCTGCAATCTGCATTAGCCATCGTTCAACCCCAAGGAATTTTAATCACATAATAGTAGAAGGCAGAAGGCATAAGGTAAAAGGCAAACCTCCCAGCATTAGCAGGACTTACGCAGAGACTCTAAATATAGGGGCAACTACGTGAGGATTGCCCCTACAAGTGGTGTTTATTCTCATAATTTTCGTAAGTCCTGATTAGCTTTCTTCTACCTTTGCCAACTGTTGTCTAGCAGCTTCTAAAATTAACCTTTGTTCCGCACGGACGATCGCATTATGCGTAAATTCCACCGCATCCAAACTAACAGAAATAGAAGTAATTCCCCATCTTACCAAATGCTCAATTAACTCTGGATGTTGTCCAGGTGCTTGTCCACAAATTGAACAAGGAATTCCCAGTTGTTTTGCCTTGGCAATTAATTGGCGAATTGCTTGCATCACAGCCGGATGACGTTCATCAAAAGCAGCAGCCATTTCCGATCGATCCCGATCGACACCTAACAAAAGTTGCGTCAAATCATTAGTCCCAATCGAAATGCCCATACAACCAGCTTTCACATATTCAGGAAGTAAAAACAGCACCGAAGGAACTTCCGCCATCATCCACAGCTGAAATTTTGCACAGGAAAAAAGACCAGATTCCGCAATCCGACGACGGCAAAAAGCAAATTCCTCCACCGTGCGAACAAAAGGCAGAATCATATTGACATTTGTGTAACCTGATTGGAAAACTGCTTGCAAAACTTCTAATTCCAAATCAAAAAAAGTTGGGTCTTGCAAATAAGCAAAAGTTCCCCGCATCCCTAACATGGGATTAACTTCTTTAGTTGATGGAGGAAACATATTTTGAAACTCGTGCGATCGCCAATCCAAAGAACGATAAAATACCGGACGCGGCGCAAAAGCGATCGCAAACTGACAAACAGCGTCTGTCAACTTTTCTACTAACTGTTCTCGATGTCCAGAATTTAACCACCGAGTTGGATGTTGTCCTTCCAAAACATCCAATAACATCAACTCTGAACGTAATAAACCGACACCATCTACAGGTAAACTAGCCGCTCGTTCAATAGTACTTGGTTGACTAAGATTTACCATTAATTGAGTTGCCATCAGCGATGGTAGATTCAACGTTTGGAATCTTTCTTGATCCCCTAACTCCACAGTAGACTTTTGACTCCTATTTTTCTGTTTCTTTAACTCTAAATCCCGATCGTTGTCTAAATGTACTTCTCCGCGATCGCCATCCACCAGCAAAAAATCACCTGTTTGGATCATTTTTGTCACATTGGATACACCAACAACAGCAGGAATTCCCAATTCTCTAGCAATAATCGCCGCATGGCAAGTCATTCCCCCCTGTTCCGCCACAACTCCCGCCGACTTTCGCAGCAAAGGTAGCCAATCTGGATGTAAATGTTTCAAAACTAAAATTTCCCCAGCCGGAATCCTTTCCCAGTCTTGAGTCGGAAAATCATTCACTACTTGCGCTGGCGCGATCGCTCTACCCCCAGCCGCCCCTAACCCTTTAAAAACTTGAATCAGCGCAGGTTTACTAGTAAAACTTTGCTTCACCTCAGCATCATTTGTAGCTAAAAGCGAACTTTTTCCTCTATCTGCTTCTGATGGAATTTCCTTTTTAATTACGCTCTCACTTCGCTGTTCATAACTTTCAATTTGCGTTAGATAAAACTTAGGTTCTCCACTTTCAGATTCGTTACCGAACAGCATCCAACCCGCCGACAAAGCTACACCTACTTCAGCAGTTAATTGATTACCCAATTCTATCAAATTTCGTAAATAATTAGCTGACAAAACATATTGTTTTTGTTGCTCTTCACTTAGTAAATAAATTTGTAAGGGTGGATTCACTGCTACTTGATTCCATCTTTCCGCAATTGGTGGAGCGGAGTTTTCCCACAACCGATAAGCAAGATTTTTTACCCCAAGTTTTTGGTTCAGAATCGCACCATTTTCTGGTTGTACTTCGTAAAAATCAGGTAAAACCTCACCCTTAATTAAAGACATTTCCAACCCCCAAGTTGCTTGAATTTCATAAGCAGAAGGTTGTCTCATGGAAGCAGTTTGGGAAATAAAACCCCCGGTTCGTAGCCAACCGCTAGCCAAACAGTTTTGTAGTGGTTGGACTAAGATTGCTAAATTAATTTTTGGCAATTGAATACCCAGACGTTGCCAATAAAGTAAACTTCTGGCGCGGAATAACTCTGCCCAAGTTAGTTTTAACGCATTAGCGATCGCCTCAGCTGATAAACCACAAACATGACTTTCCCACAACCCAGAAAGATTTACCGATGAATACTCACCTAATTGAGATGGTAAAGCCAACGAAGGGCGAAAAATCACAGCATTTCCGGGTAAATTACGACAAATCCCCACTAATTCGTCCAACCACGCCTCTGGTAATGCCGTAGCAATAATCTCCCGGCGAATATGTTGCGCCACTAATTGCAATTGTCGCGGGTTATCTACATCCAAATGTAGAGCCGAATTCGCCAAATCAGCAAAAAATGGATCTAACCACTCGATAGAAGCTAAAAATTGGCGCAATACAGGAGCTTTAACTACAAAACCAGAGATTACAGGATAACCCCTGTGAGTTAGTTGGCTCAAGTAAAAAGCCTTTTCGCCTACAGCGAGGCGATCGTCAAACCGAATTTGGTCAAGCCAGAGAAAATCATCCACAGATAAACAGAAAAATTATCATAATATTTTATTTTCTCTTTTTATTTGTGCCATGATGTCTCCAGGTTTTCCCCTAATTGTGCCAAAACCATTAATACAAAAAGGCAGAGGGTAGAAGGAAAAAACCGTAAACACAAGGTTTCCGGTCTTTTATCTTGTCTTAACCACCTTAGCAATTGCTGTAAAAAATAAGATAGGCATAAATTATGCACCTATTTAGTTTTTCCGATCTTTTAGCTCAAAACCCTGGCTTTTGTGGGCAAAATAGTCCCAAAAATTTTTTCCCTTGGAGGCTTGGAGTTTGGGAGTCTTTCTGAAAGTTGCAGAATTAGTCATAAATTGTTACACTAATTCGCCAAAATCAAAGCAATATTTTAACTCTAAGGAACTACAACAGTGAATGCTGCTCAACAAGCTACTAGCATTGAAGTTGCGAGTAAGATTGCTGCCGTTGTT
It encodes the following:
- a CDS encoding DUF1361 domain-containing protein, with amino-acid sequence MISTLISQIDSAWQLFLKNTDWMAWNLFLALIPLALSIILFILPRFSDFQSNLKSLIWGIGFLVFMAFLPNAPYVLTDLIHLIENIKENDSIWMISLVLIPQYFLFTLIGLLAYVLSVINLAKFLKTQGWPQNQIIIVEFVIHALSAIGVYLGRFLRFNSWHIITELPDLINSVIYDLTAKRSIVIISLMFIVLTILYWAIKQIILGIMLKIPKKKHFFDII
- a CDS encoding SulP family inorganic anion transporter, with the translated sequence MSIKLVNKINFWNLRGDLFGGLTAAIVALPLALAFGVSSGAGAIAGLYGAMFVGFFAALFGGTPAQVSGPTGPMTVVITTVIAALVARNPETGLTLAFTVIILGGAFQILFGVLRLGQYITLMPYTVISGFMSGIGVIIIFLEIPPLLGYESTGGVWGTLRQLPTYLSQPNLVAAGLGLLTLAIVFTAPAKLNRIIPSPLIALVVVTLISVVFFGKADVPRIGEIPTGLPRLRMPAFSPRELTEMFRYGLMLGVLGAIDSLLTSLVADSITRTQHDSDKELIGQGIGNCISGLFGGLPGAGATMRTVVNVQAGGKTPLSGMIHALVLLLVVLWAGPLTMVIPHAVLAGLLFKVGIDIIDWGFIKRAHHLSFKGTGLMYLVLVLTVFVDLITAVVVGVFIANMLTIKRLTDVQSNYVQAITEPTQSHNLIPGEKEILSQAEGDILLFQLGGSLSFGAAKIIAQRITIIKDYRALVLDLTDVPSIGVTAALAVETIVEDAIKRQRHVWIVVNSAQVKRRLETLKLQRFCSHIDSSKIEDGLTQSPQIRITENRFLALQSALAIVQPQGILIT
- a CDS encoding putative PEP-binding protein, with amino-acid sequence MDDFLWLDQIRFDDRLAVGEKAFYLSQLTHRGYPVISGFVVKAPVLRQFLASIEWLDPFFADLANSALHLDVDNPRQLQLVAQHIRREIIATALPEAWLDELVGICRNLPGNAVIFRPSLALPSQLGEYSSVNLSGLWESHVCGLSAEAIANALKLTWAELFRARSLLYWQRLGIQLPKINLAILVQPLQNCLASGWLRTGGFISQTASMRQPSAYEIQATWGLEMSLIKGEVLPDFYEVQPENGAILNQKLGVKNLAYRLWENSAPPIAERWNQVAVNPPLQIYLLSEEQQKQYVLSANYLRNLIELGNQLTAEVGVALSAGWMLFGNESESGEPKFYLTQIESYEQRSESVIKKEIPSEADRGKSSLLATNDAEVKQSFTSKPALIQVFKGLGAAGGRAIAPAQVVNDFPTQDWERIPAGEILVLKHLHPDWLPLLRKSAGVVAEQGGMTCHAAIIARELGIPAVVGVSNVTKMIQTGDFLLVDGDRGEVHLDNDRDLELKKQKNRSQKSTVELGDQERFQTLNLPSLMATQLMVNLSQPSTIERAASLPVDGVGLLRSELMLLDVLEGQHPTRWLNSGHREQLVEKLTDAVCQFAIAFAPRPVFYRSLDWRSHEFQNMFPPSTKEVNPMLGMRGTFAYLQDPTFFDLELEVLQAVFQSGYTNVNMILPFVRTVEEFAFCRRRIAESGLFSCAKFQLWMMAEVPSVLFLLPEYVKAGCMGISIGTNDLTQLLLGVDRDRSEMAAAFDERHPAVMQAIRQLIAKAKQLGIPCSICGQAPGQHPELIEHLVRWGITSISVSLDAVEFTHNAIVRAEQRLILEAARQQLAKVEES